Proteins from a genomic interval of Physeter macrocephalus isolate SW-GA chromosome 21, ASM283717v5, whole genome shotgun sequence:
- the LOC102989035 gene encoding cytochrome b5-like, whose amino-acid sequence MAQESDKAVKYYTVEEIQKHNHSKSTWLILHCKAYNLTKFLEEHPGGEEFLRKQAGGDAAENFEDVGHSTDVRELSKTFIIGELHPDYRSKITKP is encoded by the coding sequence ATGGCCCAGGAGTCCGACAAAGCCGTGAAGTACTACACAGTGGAAGAGATCCAGAAGCACAACCACAGCAAGAGCACCTGGCTGATCCTGCATTGCAAGGCGTACAATTTGACCAAATTTTTGGAGGAGCACCCTGGTGGGGAAGAATTCTTAAGGAAACAAGCTGGAGGTGATGCTGCTGAAAACTTTGAGGATGTTGGACACTCTACAGATGTTCGAGAATTGTCCAAAACATTTATCATTGGGGAGTTGCATCCGGATTACAGGTCAAAGATAACGAAGCCTTAG